In Flavobacterium cerinum, one genomic interval encodes:
- a CDS encoding metal-dependent hydrolase has product MKITFYGHACLGIEISGKHLLVDPFISGNPKASHIDINTIKADYILVTHAHNDHTLDVETIARRTNAVIVSNYEIASHYGEKGLQYHPMNHGGSWKFDFGTVKYVNAIHTSSFGDGSYGGQPGGFVIEGEHKNIYIAGDTALTMDMKLIPMRTQLDLAILPIGSNFTMDVDDAIIASDFVECDKVLGYHFDTFGYIEIDHEEAIRKFFNKGKDLMLLEIGASIDL; this is encoded by the coding sequence ATGAAAATTACATTTTACGGGCATGCCTGTCTGGGAATAGAAATCAGCGGAAAACACCTTTTAGTGGACCCTTTTATTTCAGGAAATCCGAAAGCGTCACATATTGATATCAATACGATTAAAGCCGATTATATTTTAGTAACACATGCGCACAACGATCATACGTTGGATGTAGAAACCATTGCACGCAGAACCAATGCCGTAATTGTTTCGAATTACGAAATAGCTTCTCATTACGGAGAAAAAGGATTGCAATATCATCCCATGAATCACGGAGGAAGCTGGAAATTTGATTTCGGAACCGTAAAATATGTAAATGCCATTCATACCAGTTCATTCGGTGACGGTAGTTATGGCGGTCAACCCGGAGGTTTTGTGATCGAAGGGGAACATAAAAATATTTATATCGCCGGTGATACCGCTTTGACAATGGATATGAAACTGATTCCGATGCGTACCCAACTGGATTTAGCTATTTTACCGATCGGAAGTAATTTTACAATGGATGTAGACGATGCTATCATTGCTTCTGATTTTGTGGAATGCGACAAAGTATTGGGCTATCATTTTGATACGTTTGGTTATATCGAAATTGATCATGAGGAAGCGATCCGTAAATTTTTTAACAAAGGAAAAGATCTGATGCTGTTGGAGATAGGAGCTTCGATTGATCTTTAA
- a CDS encoding 1,4-dihydroxy-2-naphthoyl-CoA synthase: protein MNTIDWQTAREFEDITYKKCNGVARIAFNRPDVRNAFRPKTTSELYQAFYDAQEDISIGVVLLSAEGPSSKDGVYSFCSGGDQKARGHQGYVGDDGMHRLNILEVQRLIRFMPKVVIAVVPGWAVGGGHSLHVVCDMTLASKEHAIFKQTDADVTSFDGGYGSAYLAKMVGQKKAREIFFLGRNYSAQEAFEMGMVNAVIPHAELEDTAYEWAQEILAKSPTSIKMLKFAMNLTDDGMVGQQVFAGEATRLAYMTDEAVEGRNAFLEKRKPNFEKKWLP, encoded by the coding sequence ATGAATACGATAGACTGGCAAACGGCTCGGGAATTCGAAGATATAACCTATAAAAAATGCAATGGGGTGGCCCGAATTGCGTTTAACAGACCGGATGTACGTAATGCATTCCGACCAAAAACAACAAGTGAATTATATCAGGCTTTTTATGATGCGCAGGAAGATATATCAATTGGAGTAGTATTACTTTCAGCTGAAGGTCCTTCCTCTAAAGACGGTGTGTATTCGTTTTGCAGCGGTGGTGATCAAAAAGCCAGAGGACATCAGGGATATGTGGGTGATGATGGTATGCACCGCCTGAATATTCTGGAAGTACAACGATTGATTCGCTTTATGCCTAAAGTGGTGATTGCTGTAGTACCGGGATGGGCTGTTGGTGGCGGACATAGTTTACACGTAGTTTGCGACATGACGCTGGCAAGTAAAGAACACGCTATTTTTAAACAAACGGATGCTGATGTGACCAGTTTTGACGGCGGTTACGGATCTGCGTATCTGGCTAAGATGGTCGGACAGAAAAAAGCAAGAGAAATTTTCTTTTTGGGACGTAATTATTCCGCTCAGGAAGCCTTTGAAATGGGAATGGTGAATGCTGTAATTCCTCATGCTGAACTGGAAGATACAGCTTACGAATGGGCACAGGAAATTCTGGCAAAATCCCCGACTTCTATTAAAATGCTGAAATTCGCAATGAACCTGACGGACGACGGAATGGTCGGGCAACAGGTATTTGCCGGTGAAGCGACACGTTTGGCTTATATGACAGACGAAGCTGTAGAAGGAAGAAATGCTTTCCTTGAAAAACGGAAACCAAATTTCGAAAAGAAATGGTTGCCATAG
- a CDS encoding 1,4-dihydroxy-2-naphthoate polyprenyltransferase: MSAKVWLEAARLRTLPLSISGILVGSFYAYKQYSDNHNYWIIFGLAFLTTLGLQVLSNFANDYGDGVKGTDNKDRVGPQRALQSGAITPEQMKKGIIIVSVATLIIAVSLIYASFGSDNFGFSLFFFVLGLAAITAAIKYTVGKSAYGYRGLGDLFVFIFFGLVSVLGTNFLFAQSLDSKLLLPAVSVGLLSVAVLNLNNMRDRESDSKAGKNTLVVKIGAQNAKRYHIAIVVSAMLLGLIFAFWSGFEWKQYLFVLAYIPLLKHLKTVITNQDPKALDPELKKVALSTFLFAVLLSVVLTF; encoded by the coding sequence ATGAGTGCTAAAGTTTGGCTTGAAGCCGCACGATTAAGAACCCTTCCGTTATCCATTTCCGGAATATTAGTAGGAAGTTTTTATGCTTATAAACAATATTCAGATAACCATAACTACTGGATTATATTTGGTTTGGCTTTTCTGACGACTTTAGGATTACAGGTGTTGTCGAATTTTGCCAATGATTATGGAGATGGTGTAAAAGGAACGGATAATAAAGACCGTGTCGGTCCGCAACGAGCACTTCAAAGTGGCGCGATTACACCGGAACAAATGAAAAAAGGAATAATTATCGTATCCGTTGCAACTTTAATTATTGCCGTTTCGCTGATTTATGCTTCTTTCGGAAGTGATAATTTCGGTTTTTCGTTATTTTTCTTTGTGTTAGGTTTAGCGGCTATTACGGCAGCGATTAAATATACCGTTGGAAAATCAGCTTACGGATATAGAGGATTAGGCGATCTTTTTGTCTTTATCTTTTTCGGATTGGTAAGCGTACTCGGAACGAATTTCCTGTTTGCACAATCATTAGATAGTAAACTTCTTTTACCGGCTGTTAGCGTAGGCTTATTAAGTGTTGCGGTGTTGAATCTAAACAATATGCGGGATCGGGAATCCGATAGTAAAGCAGGAAAAAATACACTGGTGGTGAAAATCGGTGCGCAAAATGCAAAACGTTATCATATTGCCATTGTTGTTTCGGCAATGCTTTTGGGACTTATATTTGCATTTTGGTCCGGATTTGAATGGAAACAATACTTATTTGTACTGGCATATATTCCATTACTGAAACATTTGAAAACCGTTATTACCAATCAGGATCCGAAAGCACTGGATCCGGAATTGAAAAAAGTAGCATTAAGCACTTTTCTTTTTGCTGTTTTATTATCAGTAGTACTCACTTTTTAA
- a CDS encoding PH domain-containing protein yields the protein MNFNQPQRQSLVGVLVMFTDTFQRLIRGLWPILVIWLFKFNELNKAYVVLGTGSLLVLVAIVAYLQYQNFTFYIDDKNDEFIIQKGVLNKTRIAIKLDKIQQVTINQSFVQKVIGVYALDIDTAGTQKKEAVIRAVSHELAQALKIRLLEGEKNDQKLTDNTDQEAPFIKISFSSLVKIGLTSNYMRSFALLLAFVGTVYENAQSFMRANEIDDSQVNNYIDERLAMFSISIIIIIFLSLFLLLNLVRTIIKYFDFKITKQNRSLLLSYGLLNTKNTIIRPEKVQIVSTSRNFLQKKMDTLNLKIRQASGNADQEENDKQAIHIPGCNTEERDKILTLLFHKIPEEGVMLRPNIRRLIVGIVIYQVVPLIILFLFYHFSILPIQEYLIFVPLYITFTGLLLYFGFRNNRLFVTDEFIICRKGVWDIEHQIIEPHKIQAIATSQLFWHKSANIGSITLYTAGGTISFHLGDFTKIKELVNVWLYQVETTPKNWM from the coding sequence ATGAACTTTAATCAGCCGCAACGACAATCCCTTGTGGGCGTATTGGTTATGTTTACCGATACTTTCCAACGCCTGATTCGGGGTTTATGGCCAATTCTTGTAATCTGGCTTTTTAAGTTTAACGAACTCAATAAAGCCTATGTAGTATTGGGAACGGGTAGCCTTTTAGTATTGGTGGCTATTGTAGCGTATTTGCAATATCAGAATTTCACGTTTTATATTGACGATAAAAACGATGAGTTTATCATTCAGAAAGGCGTACTGAATAAAACAAGAATTGCGATCAAATTGGATAAAATCCAACAAGTAACAATTAATCAGTCATTTGTACAAAAAGTAATCGGAGTATATGCTCTTGATATTGATACCGCCGGAACGCAGAAAAAAGAAGCTGTAATTCGCGCTGTTTCACACGAATTGGCCCAAGCGCTGAAAATCCGTTTACTGGAAGGAGAAAAAAATGATCAAAAGCTAACAGATAATACGGATCAGGAAGCACCTTTTATTAAAATTAGCTTTTCGAGCTTAGTTAAAATTGGACTGACTTCGAATTATATGCGGAGTTTTGCGCTGTTGCTGGCTTTTGTCGGAACAGTTTACGAAAACGCACAAAGTTTTATGCGCGCCAATGAAATCGATGATTCTCAGGTGAATAATTATATTGATGAAAGACTGGCCATGTTTTCAATATCGATCATTATTATAATCTTTCTGAGTTTATTCTTACTGTTGAATCTTGTACGAACGATTATTAAATATTTCGATTTCAAAATCACAAAACAAAACAGATCGCTATTGTTGTCATATGGTTTGTTAAACACGAAAAATACCATCATCCGACCGGAAAAAGTACAGATCGTTTCCACCAGTCGGAATTTTCTGCAAAAAAAGATGGATACGTTAAATCTGAAAATCCGCCAGGCTTCCGGAAATGCCGATCAGGAAGAAAACGACAAACAAGCCATCCACATTCCCGGCTGTAATACTGAAGAACGGGACAAAATACTGACGTTATTATTTCATAAAATCCCGGAAGAAGGAGTGATGTTGCGCCCCAATATCAGAAGACTGATCGTAGGAATCGTGATATACCAGGTGGTACCGCTTATCATTTTGTTTTTATTCTATCATTTTAGTATTCTACCTATACAGGAATACCTTATTTTTGTACCGTTATATATAACGTTTACCGGCTTATTACTGTATTTTGGTTTCCGGAATAATCGTTTGTTTGTAACCGATGAATTTATCATTTGCAGAAAAGGCGTTTGGGATATCGAACATCAGATTATCGAACCGCATAAAATACAAGCTATTGCAACAAGTCAGTTATTTTGGCATAAAAGTGCCAATATCGGAAGTATAACGCTTTATACAGCCGGAGGAACAATTTCCTTTCATCTGGGAGATTTTACAAAAATTAAAGAATTGGTGAATGTCTGGCTTTATCAGGTCGAAACAACACCGAAAAACTGGATGTAA
- a CDS encoding serine hydrolase domain-containing protein: protein MKLTKYVPLFSILLLIACNKKDNSRDSDNNPNDTALLAGDFSIKLPKISPQFASDNKAYVERFYNKHYNAGDYSGGFLVAKNGQIIYENYSGYAYKEKGDKITEDTPIHIASVSKMITAVAVMKLADEGKIKFDQPVKNYLPEFPYEKTTVRMLLNHRSGLRNYAYFTADKGVWDKKKTLTNQDVLTILATKNVGLESQPGTRFGYCNTNYALLALIIEKVTGKTYPTVMKEMIFEPLGMTHTFVFDDLKKKDEVSQSYKGNYLRLAFEFLDQVYGDKNIYSTPRDLLKFDIATYNDDFLSKEMKAEMFKGYSYERKGTRNYGLGVRMLEFETGQKYFFHNGWWHGNTSSLVTLRKDTVSIIAISNKFTKKTYQTKKLAPHFGDYPFKFSKEESEE from the coding sequence ATGAAACTGACAAAATACGTACCCTTATTTTCCATATTATTATTAATAGCCTGCAATAAAAAAGATAATTCCCGAGATTCTGACAATAACCCTAACGATACCGCTTTATTAGCCGGTGATTTTTCTATTAAATTACCCAAAATTTCACCGCAATTTGCATCCGACAATAAAGCTTATGTAGAACGTTTTTACAACAAACATTATAATGCCGGTGATTATAGCGGTGGTTTTTTAGTTGCTAAAAACGGACAGATTATCTATGAAAATTACAGCGGTTATGCCTATAAAGAAAAAGGAGATAAAATAACCGAAGATACTCCTATCCATATCGCATCCGTTAGTAAAATGATCACAGCTGTAGCTGTAATGAAACTGGCAGATGAAGGAAAAATAAAATTTGATCAGCCGGTTAAAAATTATCTTCCGGAGTTTCCCTATGAAAAAACAACCGTACGTATGTTGTTAAATCACCGTAGCGGATTACGAAACTATGCCTATTTTACAGCTGATAAAGGCGTTTGGGATAAGAAAAAAACACTGACCAATCAGGATGTACTTACAATTCTGGCAACTAAAAATGTTGGTTTGGAATCACAACCGGGAACCCGATTCGGCTATTGTAACACCAATTATGCCTTATTAGCCCTGATTATTGAAAAAGTAACCGGAAAAACGTACCCGACGGTTATGAAAGAAATGATTTTCGAACCACTGGGAATGACACATACTTTTGTTTTTGACGATTTAAAAAAGAAAGACGAAGTGAGTCAGTCGTATAAAGGCAATTACTTACGTCTTGCTTTTGAATTTCTGGATCAGGTGTATGGCGACAAAAACATTTACTCCACACCACGCGACCTGTTAAAATTTGACATTGCCACATATAACGATGACTTTTTAAGCAAAGAAATGAAAGCCGAAATGTTTAAAGGTTATAGCTACGAACGCAAAGGAACCCGAAATTACGGATTAGGCGTTCGGATGTTGGAATTTGAAACCGGACAAAAATACTTTTTCCACAACGGTTGGTGGCATGGAAATACTTCTTCTTTAGTCACCTTACGAAAAGACACGGTTTCCATCATTGCAATTTCGAATAAATTCACCAAGAAAACCTATCAGACTAAAAAACTGGCGCCTCATTTCGGCGATTATCCGTTTAAATTCAGTAAAGAAGAAAGTGAAGAATAA
- a CDS encoding PH domain-containing protein, with product MEPFTNTSIDTRELPQFETVTFQSLQDDYKKIMFFNCAVFALILIGIYGIFVLMTPDSRIENEPLIAGSGILIIIILTVLFGLLSFQKKGYAFRQHDVLYKSGVIATTITIIPYNRVQHVALHQGFISRKLDLAAIEIFTAGGSGSDIRIAGIRKEEAEKIKELVMAKLISETKITTTENPDNTTEISSEDEL from the coding sequence ATGGAGCCTTTTACGAATACAAGTATCGATACCCGGGAACTTCCCCAATTTGAAACGGTAACGTTTCAATCTTTACAGGATGACTATAAAAAAATTATGTTTTTTAATTGTGCCGTTTTTGCGCTTATCCTTATCGGGATTTACGGGATTTTTGTTTTGATGACTCCGGATAGCAGAATCGAAAATGAACCGTTAATCGCCGGTTCAGGGATTTTAATCATAATTATACTGACCGTTTTATTCGGATTGTTGTCATTTCAAAAAAAAGGATATGCTTTCAGACAGCATGATGTATTGTATAAAAGCGGAGTCATTGCGACTACAATAACGATAATTCCATATAATAGGGTACAGCATGTTGCTTTACATCAGGGGTTTATTTCCCGAAAACTGGATCTGGCGGCTATCGAAATTTTTACAGCCGGCGGAAGCGGAAGTGACATTCGTATAGCGGGAATCCGAAAAGAGGAAGCGGAAAAAATCAAAGAGCTGGTAATGGCGAAACTGATTTCGGAAACGAAAATCACAACGACAGAAAACCCGGATAATACAACGGAAATATCTTCGGAAGATGAACTTTAA
- a CDS encoding C1 family peptidase: MKKIFVSAAFLGFLFSAQAQKYEFQTVTDLEALPVISQGNTGTCWSFSTSSFLESEVIRLTGKKIDLSEMYQVRNTYPKKAENYVMRQGKAQFGEGGLAHDVINSVADYGLVPNAAFTGLNGTAETHNHAEMVAVMESMLKAYAENPGKKLSPNWKKAIDAMLDIYIGKNVTEFTYEGKKYTPKSFLAMTKITPKDYVTITSFTHAPNYGTFILNVPDNFSNGSFYNLPLEEYIANIDNALANGFTVELDCDVSEPTFSGKYGVAVIPNDDADNKTILTEIKPEKAITPEYRQAEFENLATQDDHLMHIVGKVKDQKGNVYYKVKNSWGTDPNRVANGGYVYMSVPYMKLKSISVLVHKDALQKDTRKKLGL; the protein is encoded by the coding sequence ATGAAAAAAATTTTTGTTTCAGCAGCCTTCCTGGGTTTCCTTTTTTCAGCTCAGGCACAAAAATATGAGTTTCAAACCGTTACCGATCTGGAAGCCTTACCGGTAATCAGTCAGGGTAATACCGGAACCTGCTGGAGTTTTTCTACATCTTCATTCCTGGAATCGGAAGTAATCCGTTTAACCGGAAAGAAAATAGATTTATCCGAAATGTATCAGGTTCGTAATACGTATCCTAAAAAAGCGGAGAATTATGTGATGCGTCAAGGAAAAGCGCAATTTGGTGAAGGCGGATTGGCTCATGATGTCATCAATAGTGTTGCAGATTACGGCTTGGTTCCGAATGCCGCATTTACCGGTCTTAACGGTACAGCAGAAACCCATAATCACGCTGAAATGGTTGCGGTAATGGAAAGTATGTTAAAAGCATATGCCGAAAATCCCGGGAAAAAATTATCTCCGAACTGGAAGAAAGCGATTGATGCTATGTTAGACATCTATATCGGGAAAAATGTAACGGAATTTACCTACGAAGGAAAAAAATACACGCCGAAAAGCTTTTTGGCGATGACTAAAATAACGCCGAAAGACTACGTTACCATTACTTCTTTTACTCACGCTCCTAATTACGGAACTTTTATTCTAAATGTGCCGGATAATTTTTCAAACGGTAGTTTTTACAACCTTCCGCTGGAAGAATATATCGCCAATATTGACAATGCATTGGCTAACGGTTTTACTGTAGAATTAGACTGTGACGTTAGTGAACCGACTTTTTCAGGAAAATACGGTGTAGCGGTTATCCCGAATGACGATGCCGACAATAAAACGATATTAACCGAAATCAAACCGGAAAAAGCGATCACACCGGAATACCGTCAGGCGGAATTCGAAAATTTAGCTACTCAGGATGATCACCTGATGCATATCGTCGGAAAGGTAAAAGACCAGAAAGGAAATGTTTACTATAAGGTAAAAAATTCATGGGGTACCGATCCGAACCGCGTTGCTAATGGCGGTTATGTTTATATGAGTGTTCCGTATATGAAACTAAAATCGATTTCGGTATTGGTACACAAAGATGCATTACAAAAAGATACGCGTAAAAAACTGGGATTATAA
- a CDS encoding TonB-dependent receptor — protein MRFLYIFLLLAFNTVIAQKQINGQVFDRDTQKPLPNVFVVNPETNDWAITDDNGLFQLRMPSSKEVSISFKLLGKQEITHNYKKEDLTNKIVVYLQNQNLRLDEVVVTARKGKKFSEITIGKEVIEQVQAFSLNEVLEQLPGQAITNFTLNEFKPIAFRTVRPSSVVNTGFGNKSFGTAIVVDGIPISNNENMQSYGGNYGAPFSPNTLGFGDPATSSGFNGYFSNANFGADLREIPVDNIEKVEVVQGVPSAKYGDLTSGLIKIEQKAGKSPYRLYTSLRDGTTEYGIAKGFKVNDKIGFVNLSVNYLKSNGEPRVSYNQYERITTNLMWSWASKNKNIRNSFSVDYGFNNDNVNYEEEDTDNKIVKNKKKDLSVSNRFKWKFKDSSFFDNLDVNANFRYSDQLTYESKFVNIGGSIVGTSTQEGVYSGTYTLPSYTSVKAVEGIPISSFISADLYKTFNTGDWSHSLLFGTSFRTSDNKGRGRLGSPETMISTFASTNGGSGQGFRPYNYGENIRAEYQFSLYAEDNITRNWENSTFYMNTGLRFDNQFGFTTLTPRINSYYQYDNFKIRGGFGITSKAPSLNQIYTGPRYYDAVLGDYRYPGYYNLGIVQTFIDYANNKGLKPTKSMRSELGLDYKLPFGNLNFTGFYNHMYDGITNEGIPSFRDMAVLDVQYNGTQTPTYQVTGYTPFYYLQSRLVNKFESKDRGLEFFMSFDKTPFKNITFDIQGSYTETVNTDTRDSFERIASTTPRTEKIAVLKPYDENSKSFRLGANINYHLPKAGLVIAVRSEHFIIDNTNYRSGNRLYAYIDENLNKVIIPESERDTHPLLPILSQNNALIDRSLQKVYHNFHLRVSKDFKNGFRFSFYSNNFLDLKQTEDLIDNGVPTKRPKAGMVQLSFGTKIEYQF, from the coding sequence GTGAGATTCTTATATATCTTTCTTTTACTCGCCTTTAATACGGTAATCGCTCAAAAACAGATCAACGGACAAGTGTTCGATCGTGATACTCAAAAACCGTTACCGAATGTATTTGTAGTCAATCCTGAAACTAACGATTGGGCTATTACAGATGATAATGGTTTATTTCAGTTGCGTATGCCTTCATCAAAAGAAGTGAGCATTAGCTTTAAATTGTTAGGCAAACAGGAAATCACACACAACTATAAAAAAGAGGATCTTACCAATAAAATTGTAGTTTATCTTCAAAATCAGAATTTACGATTGGATGAAGTTGTGGTTACGGCACGTAAAGGAAAAAAATTCTCCGAGATCACAATTGGTAAAGAAGTAATCGAACAGGTTCAGGCCTTTTCCCTTAATGAAGTACTGGAACAGTTACCCGGACAAGCCATTACCAATTTTACCTTAAACGAATTTAAACCAATCGCTTTCCGTACGGTGCGCCCATCTTCCGTAGTCAATACCGGTTTCGGTAATAAATCATTCGGTACCGCCATTGTTGTTGATGGTATTCCAATTTCAAATAACGAAAACATGCAATCCTACGGCGGAAATTACGGTGCCCCCTTCTCCCCGAACACACTGGGATTTGGTGATCCGGCTACATCTTCCGGTTTTAACGGTTATTTTTCCAATGCCAATTTCGGAGCAGATTTACGAGAAATTCCGGTTGACAATATTGAAAAAGTAGAAGTCGTACAAGGAGTTCCGTCGGCAAAATACGGGGATTTAACTTCCGGGTTGATCAAAATTGAACAAAAAGCCGGAAAATCACCTTATCGCCTTTATACTTCATTACGTGACGGAACAACAGAATACGGTATAGCTAAAGGTTTTAAAGTAAATGATAAAATCGGTTTTGTAAATCTTTCGGTAAATTATTTAAAATCCAACGGAGAACCGCGTGTTTCCTATAATCAATACGAGCGTATCACCACGAATTTAATGTGGAGCTGGGCCAGTAAAAACAAAAACATCCGTAACTCCTTTTCAGTCGATTATGGTTTTAACAACGATAATGTAAACTACGAAGAAGAAGATACCGACAATAAAATTGTAAAAAACAAAAAGAAAGATCTTTCCGTTTCCAATCGTTTTAAATGGAAATTTAAAGACAGTAGCTTTTTCGATAATCTGGATGTAAACGCTAACTTCAGATATAGTGATCAACTAACTTACGAATCAAAGTTTGTCAATATTGGCGGTAGTATTGTCGGAACCAGTACACAGGAAGGTGTTTATTCCGGAACCTATACATTACCGAGTTATACTTCAGTTAAAGCCGTAGAAGGTATTCCGATCTCTTCTTTTATCTCGGCTGATTTATACAAAACATTTAATACCGGTGACTGGTCGCATTCCTTGTTATTCGGTACCTCTTTCCGAACCAGTGACAATAAAGGACGTGGTCGTTTGGGTAGTCCCGAAACAATGATCAGTACTTTTGCTTCGACAAACGGTGGTTCCGGACAAGGATTCCGTCCTTATAATTACGGTGAAAACATCCGGGCTGAATATCAGTTTTCATTATACGCCGAAGACAACATCACCCGAAACTGGGAAAACAGCACTTTTTATATGAATACCGGTTTGCGTTTTGACAACCAATTTGGATTTACAACACTTACTCCGCGTATCAACAGTTATTATCAATACGACAATTTTAAAATTCGCGGTGGTTTTGGAATTACCTCAAAAGCGCCTTCTTTAAATCAGATTTATACCGGTCCGCGTTACTACGACGCTGTATTGGGTGATTACCGTTATCCGGGCTATTACAATTTGGGAATCGTTCAGACCTTTATTGATTATGCCAATAACAAAGGCCTGAAACCGACAAAAAGTATGCGTTCAGAATTAGGATTAGATTATAAATTACCTTTCGGAAATCTGAATTTTACCGGTTTTTACAATCATATGTATGACGGAATCACCAATGAAGGAATTCCAAGTTTCCGGGATATGGCAGTTCTTGACGTTCAATATAACGGAACGCAGACACCAACTTACCAGGTAACCGGTTACACTCCTTTCTACTATTTACAAAGTCGTTTGGTTAACAAATTCGAATCGAAAGACCGGGGATTGGAGTTTTTTATGAGTTTTGATAAAACGCCTTTTAAAAACATCACATTCGATATTCAGGGAAGTTATACCGAAACCGTAAATACTGATACCCGCGATTCTTTTGAACGTATTGCCAGTACGACGCCAAGAACGGAAAAAATTGCGGTTTTAAAACCGTATGATGAAAATTCTAAAAGCTTCCGATTGGGTGCGAATATCAACTATCACCTACCGAAAGCAGGATTGGTAATTGCCGTACGAAGCGAGCATTTTATCATTGATAACACTAACTATAGAAGCGGTAATCGTTTATACGCTTATATCGATGAAAACCTAAATAAAGTGATCATCCCGGAATCAGAAAGAGATACACATCCGTTATTACCGATATTATCACAAAACAATGCGCTGATTGATCGCTCATTACAGAAAGTATATCACAATTTCCATTTGCGTGTATCAAAAGATTTTAAAAACGGGTTCCGTTTTTCATTCTACTCCAACAATTTCCTGGATCTGAAACAGACAGAAGATTTAATTGACAACGGAGTACCGACCAAACGTCCGAAAGCAGGAATGGTTCAACTATCCTTCGGAACTAAAATCGAATATCAATTTTAA
- the ygiD gene encoding 4,5-DOPA dioxygenase extradiol, whose product MNRLDFIKTIIGGAGMATLYPFYNWTKELEEEDIKLPVLFIGHGSPMNGIEDNVFSQTWAKMGKEIPKPKAVLVISAHWLTRGTHITAMNHPKTIHDFGGFPQALFDVQYPAPGNPELAKVTADLVTSTQVGLDHDWGLDHGTWTVVRHMYPDADIPVLQLSIDYNKPPQYHYDLAKQLASLRKKGVLIIGSGNMVHNLRMVAWDKLAEPEYGYDWAVEMNTLFKDKIADADHKALIDYEKLNKAAKLAIPTPDHYYPLLYTLGLQDNKDVTSFFNDKAVGGSLTMTSVKIG is encoded by the coding sequence ATGAATAGATTGGATTTTATTAAAACTATAATAGGAGGAGCAGGTATGGCAACATTATATCCGTTTTACAATTGGACAAAAGAATTAGAAGAAGAAGATATAAAGCTTCCGGTTTTATTTATCGGTCATGGTTCTCCGATGAATGGAATAGAAGATAATGTGTTTTCGCAAACATGGGCTAAAATGGGAAAAGAAATTCCAAAGCCTAAAGCAGTATTGGTAATCTCGGCGCATTGGTTAACCAGAGGTACGCATATTACAGCGATGAATCATCCGAAAACGATTCATGATTTCGGCGGATTTCCACAAGCTTTATTTGACGTACAATATCCGGCACCGGGTAATCCGGAATTAGCTAAAGTCACAGCCGATCTGGTCACATCGACCCAAGTCGGATTGGATCATGATTGGGGATTGGATCACGGAACCTGGACGGTAGTCCGACATATGTATCCGGATGCGGATATTCCGGTATTGCAGTTAAGTATTGACTATAATAAACCGCCGCAATATCATTATGACCTGGCGAAACAATTAGCGAGTCTGCGTAAAAAAGGAGTATTGATTATAGGAAGCGGAAACATGGTGCATAACTTACGAATGGTAGCCTGGGACAAACTGGCTGAACCGGAATACGGTTATGACTGGGCAGTGGAAATGAATACGCTTTTTAAAGATAAAATTGCAGATGCGGATCATAAAGCTTTAATCGATTATGAAAAACTGAATAAAGCCGCAAAACTGGCTATCCCAACGCCGGATCATTATTATCCGTTGTTGTATACATTAGGATTGCAGGATAATAAAGATGTAACATCATTTTTTAATGATAAAGCGGTAGGCGGTTCGCTAACGATGACATCCGTTAAGATCGGTTAA